TCTGACACATGATCTTCGTTTGCAGGAGGAGGAGTTCTTCTCCGTTAAGTTCAAAGGCCTCACACTCAATCCCCAGTCCAGCGATGCTGTACAAAAGCTGATGACGCTTGGACGCAACCTAGACGAAGGCAACTGGCGCGAGTTCGCCAGCGTCGAGGAGTGGCAGGATATTTCCCAAACCGTACTGGCGCCGCGACTCCAATATGTCTTCGACATTCTTCGACCACTATCCAAAGACGATGAAGGGCTCTACTCCATAATGGTCCAGTATGCGGAGACGGCCGATGACGTTTTCGAGCATATATCGAACTACTATTCGAATCGCGGTCACGCTCGTGCCGAGAAGATTCATGCCGCACTCGACTCCCTGCTCCCCGCAGAGGATCACGCCCTTTCGCTCTCGCAGAAGTCGGTATTGCTGGTTCGTAGTGTTCCTGGCGTCTCGTCGGTGCTGGTCGGAATGCGCTCCGAGGAATACGTCGATGATGTCGTCTTCGGCTTGCAGGCAAAACCAGTTCCGAACGCTGAAGCGATCTGGCCTCGCATTGCGCCGGCGCAGGCGGAATAAAATGTGAAAGAACGAAAAAGCCCGCTTCGCAGCGGGCTTTTGAATACTTATGCGTTCGCGGCTTCGGCCGGAATGACACTGACCTTCCGCCGGTCCAGACGGAACCGGGAGAACTTCACGAAGCCATCTGCGATGGCGAACAGCGTGTCGTCCTTCGCCCGAAGCACGTTCGTGCCCGGATGATACTTCGTACCGCGCTGGCGAATGAGGATGTTACCTGCGCGGACGAATTCTCCGCCGAAGCGTTTGACACCGAGTCGTTGTGCATTGGAATCGCGCCCGTTGCGCGTCGATCCCATTCCTTTTTTATGTGCCATTGGAAAATCTTGAGTGCTAAGTGCTGAGTGCTATGAGCGTTCTTACCAATTAAGAGCGAGCTCGGTGTACTGCTGAGTGTGGCCGTTCAACTTACGATAACGCTTGCGGCGCTTCTTGTGGAAGACGATTACCTTGTCACCACGGCTATGGCCGGTAACCGTCGCCGTCGGGAGTGTACCGCTGCCGAGCTTGATGCCGCCTTCGCTCTGCGATACCATGGCATTACCCAGCGTGACCTCCTGCCCGATCGATGCGTCGGCCATGTACGGCACGCGCAACGACTTCATGGCCTGGTCGATCTTGAACTGCTCTCCTGAAATCTCGACGATCGCGAACATAATAAGCTCCTTGGTTCGATGAGATCTGATATGATCCCGAGATCACCTGTGATCTCACTCCATACCCGCACGATGCACCAGCACGATGCACCAGCATGATGCACCAGCATGATGCACCAGCATGATGCACCAGCATGATGCACCAGCATGATGCACCAGCATGATGCACCAGCATGATGCACCAGCATGATGCGGGGCTCCTTCCTTGCGATGGCAAGGATTCGGAGCGCCTTCAAATGCCTCTCAGCCCTGAAAAGTTCAGAAAATCTCGAATTCGGCTCCCGCCCGTCCCCCAATTATCCCCCAATCTGGCATCGCAATTTCCTGTGGCCCTTGGGCAGCGCAAATAATTTTATATTTAATTTTCGGATATTTTTCATGAATAAATTACGGTGTCTTTTGGCAACCCTTCGTTCGCATCGCCAGAAAGCCGATTGTGAGCCAAATTCTTAATTCGTCATTCGTAGTACGTAATTTGCGAAGAGACTCCCCTCCACCCTGTATAACGAGGTTCAACCCATCCGGCATCGCATATTTTCGATGAATTCTGCAAATAATAGTTGGGACCCATTCGACGGGTTCAGGGGCCAGGCTCCGCGCTGCGCACGTCCTGCTAAACCGGTATCGTAAGAAGTTTACGGCAGTTGTGCGAAGAATTGTCTGGATAACAGACAGGTGTTGAGAATGAGCATGTATGGAGAGCTTGCCAGCTAAGGCATGATTCTTCCCCTTTGTGGCAGGCAACAGGAAACACGCTGCCATCATGACAAAACGAATCATATGGCTGATGGGGGCATTTTTCATTTTCTTTCTCTCAGCCATAGCCCCCGCACTCCGAGCCCAGGACAACCTCACGCGGCTCGTGAGCTATCAGGGCGTACTCTCCATTGGGACAGCGGGTTCTTCCGGACCGCTGCTCAATGGGGAGTATAAGCTGACGTTCCGAATCTATACCGACAGTCTTGCACAGAGTAGAATTTGGGCCGGCACGTACAATACCACAGTGCAGGACGGCGTATTCTCCGTATTACTCGGCGCTGGCGATACCCCGCTGCCGACGCCACAGGAGATGGACCGCCCGCTTTGGATCGGAGTACAAGTCGAGCAAGGCCAGGAAATGCGTCCACTGGCACAACTGACGGCTTCGCCGTTTGCGCTGAACGTGGTGGATGGGGCCATTACCACACACAAGATCGCGCGAGGAGCGGTCACGGCGGACAAAGTCGCGTTCAATTATCTCAAGCAGATCTCGATCAACGGCACACCGATTCCTGGTCAGGCGAAGACGATCAATCTGCAATCGGCGAACGGTGTCGATCTCACGTATGATGACGCAACGAGCACACTCTCCTTCGGAGCATCGAAGGGCGTCTGGACACCGGAGCCTCTATATTCGAACGCAGATAATTATCAGTTGGAGAGCGGCGCGAGATATGTGCGGCTCCTCAATAGCAACACAACTTCCATCGATTTTACGGGACTGGATCGCACCAGCGTTCTGGCCGGGCGAGTGGTCTCGCTAATCAATATCGGCACGAGTCCGATCGTGATCAAGAACCGCTCTGCCCTCTCGGCACCCGAGAATCAATTTATCGTGCCGGGGGGTACGGACATAATCCTGATCGCAAACGGAATGGCGACCTTCCAATATGATGACGTGCTGCACGGCTGGTTCTTGAACTCAGCCAACTAGGATTTTTCTCTTACACATTCTCAACTCATACGACGATGAAAACAAAACAGACACTCATGACCGGAGTTGTCCTCATTGCATTGGCAATGACAGCGACGGCCGCGCACTCACAAGCATTCAAGGGGATCTTTGGGACGAAGGTGGTATTAGCCGCGGATTCAACCAATCCGTTCAATAGTCTTACACTCTTCGCCGGCGCGAATTCCGGTCCACTGGTCTGGCATCTTCCTGCAAATAATGGCTCGACGGGATATGTGCTCCAGACGGATGGAAATGGCAACCTGACATGGCAAGACCCGCAGGGCGTCAACGTGCAAGTAGACGGTGATGTAACCGGCGGCATTTCGTCGACGGTGGTCGGAAAAATTAACGGGGCCTTGCTCGGAGCGACAACCGCGACTGCAGGGAATCTCTTAATCGCGAATGGAACCCAATGGAACACGAAAGCCCTCGGCGGGGATGCAACCATTGACACTGGTGGCAGTCTAACGCTTGCGAATTCCTCAACGACACGTTCGCATCTCGGGTTGGGCTCGATCGCGACACAGAATGCGAACAACGTGTCGATCACTGGGGGCACGATCACGGGTGGCACGATTAGTGGCGTACCGATTTCCGGAAGCACCGGTTCGTTTACCGATCTGACTGTTACGGGTACGGTCTCCCTTCCGTCCGGCTCTGTGACTCTCGGCTCAATGGCCTTAGCCAATGGGAATATCGTGGTCGGAAACAGTAGTGGACAGGCGGCCGGCGTTGCCATGGGCGGGGATGCCACAATCCTGAATACCGGAGCGGTTTCAGTCAATGCCGTTCACACGGCAGCTGGACCATCCATCGCAACAGCGATCAATAACAGCACGAGCAATGCGATTAACGGCGAGAACATGAAACACGACGGGACGCTGGGCGTGGACGGTTCGCACCAACTCGGACTGAATCTCGCGAGCGCCAACACGTGGACGGGACGGCAAACGATGGGTTCGCTGGCATTCTCCGAAGCGGCAAATTTCGCCCTCTCGGCAGGGACGAACGACAATATTGACGTCAGTTCATCGAACACGTTCATTCGGCTCACGGCAGGTTCCGGCGCCGCTCGCGTGACAAGCGTGAATAATCCGGTCACGGGCAGGATGTTAGTCATCGTCAATGCCGACGCCTCGAACGTCATTACGATTGTAGACGAAGCGACGACGGGAACCGCAGCGAACCGCTTCCACACATCGGTTGGCAATATTATCCTCATGCCGGCTGGCTCCGTCAGCTTTATGTACGACAGCACGCTCCAACGCTGGTGCTCCTTCGCCAACAATTGAGCAATCCGGATGAATAAAGGGATTCGCTCAACAGCAATCGACGTATGACGGAAAAACCTCGACGATGGATTCCGGTCTAGCATTCCGGAATCCGTCGCGGGAGGTGGATATGAATTTCAGAATTCTTCAACCGTTCACAGCAGTGAAACAGATTCTTCACGCCGTTTCTGTACTTCTCATCCTCCTGAGCGCGTATGGCAATCTCTTCGCGCAGGTCTATGCTGAGCGTTACGGAACGAAGTTCGTTCTGGGAGGAAATGCCGCAGGGATTACTCCGCTGACGCTGTTGGCTCCGGCTTCCGGCTTGAGCAGCTATTCGTTGACCTTGCCGGGCACCGTCGGCGCCGCCGGACAAACGCTCGTCACCGTGGATGGCAACGGCAGTCTTGGATGGGCGCCGCTCTCTGGCACCAATACCGGCGACGTAAGTCTCGCCGGGTCACCGAACTATCTCACGATTGCGGGACAAGTTATTACGCGGAATGCAATCAACCTCTCGAACTCTAATAATATCACGAGCACACTTCCGATTGCAAATGGCGGAACAAATGCCAGCACTTCATTGAGCGGCGGAAGACCAATGGTATCGAGTTCGACTGCGATCGTCGAGAACAACGCTACACTGACGAACAACAGAATCCCAAAGTGGAGTACAAGCAGTGTCGGGAATTTTGCCGACGCCTCGATCGCCGATGATGGCACAACCGTCAGCACAAATGAGATTCTGAGACTCGGAGCAGCATCTTCTAACACCGGCTCGCTGGCGTTTGCAAACTCCTCCAACGCCAACTTAACGGCGCTCCAGGCCGGTGTTGCCACTGCGGCAATCACTTACAAATTACCCACCACGAATGGCTCGAGCGGCCAGGTGCTAGCAACAGACGGAAGCAACCCGGCACAACTTCGATGGGTGAACGGCCTGAGTACTGGCAGCGGGCTCGGCGGGAGTGGTGCGATGTATCTGGTCCGTGCTCCAATTAATACGAGCACAAATACCGGCGCATCGAGCAATACACCCGTGAACGTCGCAGGAATGTCTTTCCCAATCGGAGCAGGAGACTTCTGGTCCTTTAGAATAGAAGTTTCGATGAATTGCGCGACAAATGCGAATGGAATGAATGTAGGTCTTACAATTCCCACCGGCGCAAGGATTGAAGCAGAAGCTGAAGGCCTCGTCGATTTAGGGGCGAGCGGCCATACCGTCTTCATACGAATTTCATCTTCCGGACAAATGGTGGGTCCGTTCAACCTAGAGGCCGATAACGATGCTGGTATTTTCATCTTCGGCACCGTTGAT
This genomic window from Bacteroidota bacterium contains:
- the rpmA gene encoding 50S ribosomal protein L27; protein product: MAHKKGMGSTRNGRDSNAQRLGVKRFGGEFVRAGNILIRQRGTKYHPGTNVLRAKDDTLFAIADGFVKFSRFRLDRRKVSVIPAEAANA
- the rplU gene encoding 50S ribosomal protein L21 produces the protein MFAIVEISGEQFKIDQAMKSLRVPYMADASIGQEVTLGNAMVSQSEGGIKLGSGTLPTATVTGHSRGDKVIVFHKKRRKRYRKLNGHTQQYTELALNW